GTGATCCGCCCGTCCGGGCCGGGGATGTAGCCGATGTGCGCGCTGCCCCGGAAGGGCAGCAGGTGGTGCTCGCAGAGGCTCATCACGTCGATGTCCCGGACCAGCACCAGTTCCTCGTGGTTGGCCTCGAAGGTGGTGCTGAGCACCTGCGCCGGGTCGACCCGCAGGCCGGCGAAGAGTTCGGCGTACGCGCGGGCGACCCGGGCCGGGGTCTGCTGGAGGCCGTCGCGGTCCGGGTCCTCTCCGACCGCGATGAGGATCTCCCGGACGGCCTTCTCGATCCGGCCGAGGTCGATGGCCTCCTCGACCGGTCGGCCGGTGAGCTTGCCGCTGATCAGTCGGGCGGCGACGTAGTCGAGGGCTTCGTCACCGTCGGGTTCGGTGGACGAAGCGGCCAGCCCCGAGTGCTCGGGGCTGGCCGCGTGGTCGGTGTTCAGTGGGTACCGTCCGAGTTGTTCGAGGAGCCACCGACGGAGATGCCGTCGGCGGTGGCCTGCGCCTGGAGCTTCTCCTTCTCGGCCGGGGTGAGGACCGGCGGCTCGGTGGAGGGCTGGCGCTTGCCGAAGCCGTGGTACGGGGCCATCGGCGGGCGCTTCACCACCCGGGCGCAGATCCGGGCCATGTCGGCGGTGGAGAGGGTCTCCTTCTCCATCAGCTCCAGGACCATGGTGTCCAGGACGTCCCGGTATTCCACCAGGATCTCCCAGGCCTCGTCGTGCGCCAGCTCGATCAGCGCACGCATCTCACCGTCGATCTCGGCGGCCACCGCGTCGGAGTAGTCCCGCTCGTGGCCCATGTTGCGGCCGAGGAACGGCTCGTCCCCGCTGGTGCCGTACTTGATCGCGCCGAGCTTGGAGCTCATGCCGAACTGCGTGATCATCGCCCGGGCCAGCCCGGTGGCCTTCTCGATGTCGTTGCCGGCGCCGGTGGTGGGCTCGTGGAAGACGAGCTCCTCGGCGGCCCGGCCACCCAGCGCGTACGCCAGGGTGTCGATCATCTCGGCCCGGGTCTGGGTGTACTTGTCCTCGGTCGGCAGGACCAGGGTGTGCCCCAGCGAGCGGCTCCGGGACAGGATGGTCACCTTGTGCACCGGCGCGGCGTGCGGCAGTGCCCAGGCGACCAGCGCGTGCCCACCCTCGTGGTACGCGGTGATCTTCTTCTCCTGGTCGCTCATCACCCGGGTCCGGCGCTGCGGGCCGGCGATCACCCGGTCGATCGACTCCTCCAGGGTGTCGTTGCTGATCGCCCGCTGTTCCTTGCGCGCGGTGAGCAGCGCAGCCTCGTTGATCACGTTGGCCAGGTCGGCGCCGCTGAAGCCGGGGGTACGCCGGGCGACCGAGTCGAGGTCGACGTCGGGCGTGAACGGCTTGCCCTTGGCGTGCACCCGCAGGATCGCCTTGCGGCCCTCCATGTCGGGGGCGTCGACCGGGATCTGCCGGTCGAAGCGGCCGGGGCGCAGCAGCGCCGGGTCGAGGATGTCCGGCCGGTTGGTGGCGGCGATCAGGATCACGCCGCCCTTGGTGTCGAAGCCGTCCATCTCGACGAGGAGCTGGTTGAGGGTCTGCTCCCGCTCGTCGTGCCCGCCACCCATGCCGGCGCCACGGTGCCGGCCGACGGCGTCGATCTCGTCGACGAAGACGATCGCCGGGGCGTTCGCCTTGGC
The Micromonospora sp. R77 DNA segment above includes these coding regions:
- the folE gene encoding GTP cyclohydrolase I FolE, translated to MAASSTEPDGDEALDYVAARLISGKLTGRPVEEAIDLGRIEKAVREILIAVGEDPDRDGLQQTPARVARAYAELFAGLRVDPAQVLSTTFEANHEELVLVRDIDVMSLCEHHLLPFRGSAHIGYIPGPDGRITGLSKLARLVEVFARRPQVQERLTSQIADLLMERLAPRGVVVVLECEHMCMAMRGIQKSGAKTITSAVRGTLKDDAKSRAEAMALIIPR
- the ftsH gene encoding ATP-dependent zinc metalloprotease FtsH — protein: MERTRFFRRPVVWIILVILGAVVLSQLFTAGPSYHRVDTSVALDQLHTSKINRVVFQDKEQTLQLDLAQKTKFGDTTTDRIEAQFPYEAGDDVWNQVLEAKAANRVTGPADAKVSSDSIWVSLLVNLLPIALLVLLLLFFMSQMQGGGSRVLNFGKSKAKMITKDTPKTTFGDVAGADEAVEELHEIKDFLQNPAKYQALGAKIPKGVLLFGPPGTGKTLLARAVAGEAGVPFYSISGSDFVEMFVGVGASRVRDLFEQAKANAPAIVFVDEIDAVGRHRGAGMGGGHDEREQTLNQLLVEMDGFDTKGGVILIAATNRPDILDPALLRPGRFDRQIPVDAPDMEGRKAILRVHAKGKPFTPDVDLDSVARRTPGFSGADLANVINEAALLTARKEQRAISNDTLEESIDRVIAGPQRRTRVMSDQEKKITAYHEGGHALVAWALPHAAPVHKVTILSRSRSLGHTLVLPTEDKYTQTRAEMIDTLAYALGGRAAEELVFHEPTTGAGNDIEKATGLARAMITQFGMSSKLGAIKYGTSGDEPFLGRNMGHERDYSDAVAAEIDGEMRALIELAHDEAWEILVEYRDVLDTMVLELMEKETLSTADMARICARVVKRPPMAPYHGFGKRQPSTEPPVLTPAEKEKLQAQATADGISVGGSSNNSDGTH